A genomic region of Rhizomicrobium sp. contains the following coding sequences:
- a CDS encoding FadR/GntR family transcriptional regulator, with the protein MAVIETKQESGLVPLERAPTYRLVHDAIEREILAGRLKIGDPLPAELQLAERFKVNRSTVREGIRLLEKSGLVERKGGKRPRIAAPRYRDLASAASRALILHAVTFRELWEASMVIEPSTAEFAARNITEADIAKLSANIAEMEESVERLETGLEDKPDGFVDLDRKFHELLVNATGNRVLILAHEPVTTLFIPAGRLILPRLKTYRRVLDAHRHIFDFLKKRDPEGAGKWMHRHMDDFRRGYELTGLDFDTPLEMVNV; encoded by the coding sequence ATGGCAGTAATCGAGACCAAGCAGGAAAGTGGGCTGGTGCCACTGGAACGGGCGCCGACCTATCGCTTGGTTCATGACGCCATCGAACGCGAGATCCTGGCGGGGCGCCTGAAGATCGGCGATCCGTTGCCGGCGGAATTGCAGTTGGCCGAGCGTTTCAAGGTTAACCGCTCCACGGTGCGCGAGGGCATCCGCCTTCTTGAGAAAAGCGGGTTGGTGGAGCGCAAGGGCGGAAAGCGCCCCCGGATCGCCGCGCCGCGCTATCGCGACCTGGCCTCGGCCGCGAGCCGCGCGCTGATCCTGCATGCCGTTACCTTTCGCGAATTGTGGGAGGCCTCGATGGTCATCGAGCCGTCGACGGCGGAATTCGCGGCGCGAAACATCACCGAGGCCGACATTGCGAAGCTTTCGGCCAACATCGCCGAGATGGAGGAGAGCGTCGAGCGTCTGGAAACCGGGCTGGAAGACAAGCCGGACGGGTTCGTGGACCTGGACCGGAAATTTCACGAATTGCTGGTCAACGCGACCGGCAATCGCGTCCTGATCCTGGCGCATGAGCCTGTCACCACCCTGTTCATTCCGGCCGGACGTCTCATACTTCCGCGCCTGAAGACCTATCGCCGCGTGCTCGACGCGCATCGGCATATTTTCGACTTCCTCAAGAAGCGCGATCCCGAAGGCGCGGGCAAATGGATGCACCGGCATATGGACGATTTCCGCCGTGGCTACGAATTGACCGGGCTGGATTTCGATACGCCGCTCGAGATGGTCAACGTCTGA
- a CDS encoding dihydrodipicolinate synthase family protein, translating to MSNTTARPPAAFVISITPFDRDGHIDEAGFRGHLRRLAAAGIGVYIGGSGSGEGYTLTPAETRRLLDIGVEELKGKVPVRAMGVEPRTPRQMVEFLALCKAAGVDAAQIYSLDVGHGHPPLQEEVASYLTEALESTDLPVVISTHQSVGYRVPVETISRLLETYPHIIEVNCSHQDLRYLADIVDATRGRVGVFVGGPVQALVGWALGGQGYLCSEGNLAPHLCMSLVRAYAANDLEGVMRAYGKIVRLHGLIYANGGIRATKGALIDLGLPGGYPRKPRAELPAAQQKQVRAAIDALDIATLEGWRG from the coding sequence ATGTCGAACACCACCGCGCGACCGCCTGCCGCTTTCGTGATTTCCATCACGCCGTTCGACCGGGACGGCCATATCGATGAAGCCGGCTTCCGCGGGCATCTGCGCCGGTTGGCCGCCGCCGGAATCGGCGTCTATATCGGTGGGAGCGGCAGCGGCGAGGGCTACACGTTGACCCCGGCGGAGACCCGCCGCCTATTGGACATCGGCGTGGAGGAATTGAAGGGCAAGGTGCCCGTGCGCGCGATGGGCGTGGAGCCCCGCACGCCCCGTCAGATGGTGGAATTCCTGGCGCTCTGCAAAGCCGCCGGCGTCGATGCCGCGCAAATCTATTCGCTCGACGTGGGCCACGGCCACCCGCCTTTGCAGGAGGAGGTCGCCAGCTATCTGACCGAAGCGCTGGAATCGACCGATCTTCCCGTCGTGATCTCCACCCACCAGTCGGTCGGCTACCGCGTGCCGGTGGAAACCATTTCGCGTCTGCTCGAGACCTATCCGCACATCATCGAGGTCAATTGCAGCCATCAGGATCTGCGCTATCTCGCCGACATCGTCGACGCTACGCGCGGGCGCGTGGGCGTTTTTGTCGGCGGGCCGGTTCAGGCCTTGGTCGGCTGGGCGCTCGGCGGGCAGGGCTATCTGTGCTCGGAAGGCAATCTGGCGCCGCATCTGTGCATGTCGCTGGTCCGCGCCTATGCCGCCAACGATTTGGAGGGCGTCATGCGCGCCTACGGAAAGATCGTGCGGCTGCACGGACTCATCTATGCCAATGGCGGGATCCGGGCGACCAAGGGCGCGCTCATAGATCTCGGCCTGCCCGGCGGCTATCCGCGCAAACCGCGCGCCGAGCTTCCGGCGGCGCAGCAGAAACAAGTGCGCGCCGCGATCGACGCGCTCGATATCGCGACGCTGGAAGGCTGGCGGGGCTGA
- a CDS encoding FAD-dependent oxidoreductase: MTTTSLLNSPIRIGAMTAPNRIMMATHGPRLPQARYLGYLEARAAGGVGLFGFNVGALGISPFPFGPGRTAPPFAAEPDAVPPHPRTAEGRTFYDGQIGTYRVWSDAVHRHGAKSIGQLYHPGAARHADNYQPAVGPSAVADELEGNVPRALTRKDIADLTQAYALGARRALEARCDGLELHAAHGYLLHEFLSPLFNQRDDIYGGTLENRLRLVLEILAAVRDAIDDACPVGLRLTGPDNAEGGLSLEDIVHVATRATQSGAAYISISAGTYAGLLGGKNLPYVAPGFVRSPPNVAAAAAVRRAVAVPVIVTGRIVDLAIAEDIVRSEAADVVGIVRGLIAEPRLAAKHFQKSDELPTPCIACNECHTGQMVACPTNPSIGWEVLGMPKAAEKALRVLVIGAGPAGIQCALTAAERGHPVELVERDGEIGGLTALLARSTEQADYAAYLRYATTMLGRRGVNLRLNTEADAALIVQLSPDVVVLATGAVRASRPGYTDPVAAMNTPALSGRHVVVDGGVGKHLPPLICANRLAEMGCRVTLVTQSAAPGEKVEAASRIALLASLSARGVAIVPGTRAGAFENRALSLRNVWTGATTNLADIDAVVCADNRFPGAALERAVRDLGLPVHVIGDALAPRRMLHASLDGARLGNTL, translated from the coding sequence ATGACCACGACCTCACTTCTCAATTCTCCGATCCGCATCGGGGCGATGACCGCCCCCAACCGGATCATGATGGCGACGCACGGGCCGCGCCTGCCGCAGGCACGCTACCTAGGCTATCTGGAGGCCCGGGCGGCGGGTGGGGTCGGTCTCTTCGGCTTCAACGTCGGGGCGCTGGGGATTTCGCCGTTTCCCTTCGGACCGGGGCGGACAGCGCCGCCCTTTGCCGCCGAGCCCGACGCCGTCCCACCACACCCCCGCACGGCCGAGGGCCGCACTTTCTATGACGGCCAGATCGGCACCTACCGCGTGTGGAGCGACGCCGTTCATCGCCATGGCGCCAAGTCGATCGGCCAGCTCTATCATCCGGGCGCTGCCCGCCATGCCGACAACTATCAGCCGGCCGTCGGACCGTCGGCGGTTGCCGACGAACTCGAGGGCAATGTTCCGCGCGCCCTCACCCGCAAGGATATCGCCGATCTGACTCAGGCCTATGCCTTGGGAGCGCGGCGGGCGCTGGAGGCGCGCTGCGACGGGCTGGAACTACATGCCGCGCACGGATACCTGCTGCACGAATTTCTGTCGCCGCTCTTCAACCAGCGCGACGACATCTATGGCGGCACGCTGGAGAACCGGCTCCGGCTCGTTCTGGAGATCCTGGCCGCGGTCCGCGACGCCATCGACGACGCCTGCCCCGTCGGCCTGCGATTGACAGGGCCCGACAATGCCGAGGGCGGCCTCAGCCTCGAAGATATCGTCCATGTCGCGACGCGCGCGACGCAATCGGGCGCCGCCTATATCAGCATTTCCGCCGGGACCTATGCCGGCCTTCTGGGCGGGAAGAACCTGCCCTATGTCGCACCTGGCTTCGTGAGGTCGCCGCCGAACGTCGCCGCAGCCGCCGCCGTCCGGCGCGCCGTTGCCGTTCCGGTCATCGTCACCGGCCGTATCGTCGATCTCGCCATTGCCGAAGACATCGTGCGGTCCGAAGCAGCCGACGTTGTCGGCATCGTGCGCGGGCTGATCGCCGAGCCGCGCCTGGCCGCCAAGCATTTCCAGAAGTCCGACGAGCTTCCGACCCCGTGCATCGCCTGCAATGAATGCCACACCGGACAGATGGTGGCGTGCCCCACCAATCCGTCGATCGGCTGGGAGGTACTCGGCATGCCGAAGGCGGCCGAAAAAGCGCTGCGCGTGCTGGTGATCGGCGCGGGCCCCGCCGGTATCCAATGCGCGTTGACCGCCGCCGAACGGGGACACCCTGTCGAACTCGTCGAACGCGACGGCGAGATCGGCGGGCTGACCGCGCTTCTGGCGCGAAGCACCGAACAGGCGGATTACGCAGCCTATCTGCGCTATGCCACCACGATGCTCGGCCGGCGCGGCGTCAACCTTCGGCTGAACACTGAAGCGGATGCCGCGCTGATCGTGCAGCTCTCGCCGGATGTCGTGGTGCTGGCGACAGGCGCCGTGCGTGCATCCCGGCCGGGATATACCGATCCGGTGGCTGCGATGAACACGCCCGCCCTATCGGGCCGCCATGTCGTGGTCGACGGCGGCGTCGGCAAGCACCTTCCCCCGCTCATCTGCGCCAACCGGCTGGCCGAAATGGGATGCCGCGTCACGCTGGTCACCCAATCCGCGGCACCGGGCGAAAAAGTCGAGGCGGCTAGCCGCATCGCGCTTCTGGCGTCGCTGAGCGCGCGAGGCGTCGCCATCGTTCCCGGCACACGCGCGGGCGCGTTCGAAAATCGGGCGCTGAGCCTTCGGAACGTCTGGACAGGCGCGACGACGAACCTTGCCGACATCGATGCCGTCGTCTGTGCCGACAATCGCTTTCCCGGCGCGGCGCTCGAGAGGGCGGTGCGCGACCTTGGACTTCCGGTCCATGTCATCGGCGACGCGCTGGCGCCGCGGCGCATGCTGCATGCCTCGCTGGACGGTGCGCGGCTGGGCAACACCCTATGA
- a CDS encoding CoA-transferase: protein MIDKQIGLSAFVASLRDGMTIGIGGWATRRKPMTLVRAIARSGLKDLTVVSYGGPDVGILAAEGKIRKLVFGFVSLDHIPLDPHFRAARQAGAFEILELDEGMVHWGLRAAAMHLPFLPSRSGLATDIANQPELKTIRSPYADGELLLAMPALRLDAALIHVHRADRHGNALILGPDPFFDELMARAAERTYISTERLVSTEDLAIAENARFNPFERSVVQGVILAPFGAHPTVATPDYGIDMAHLKEYAASAAPGAWQEYRARFIAVEPERYLASVGGAENLGALPAPIY, encoded by the coding sequence ATGATCGATAAACAAATCGGGTTGTCCGCCTTCGTCGCGAGTCTTCGCGACGGCATGACGATCGGCATCGGTGGCTGGGCGACCCGCCGCAAGCCCATGACGCTGGTGCGCGCCATCGCGCGCTCCGGCCTGAAGGACCTGACGGTCGTTTCCTATGGCGGTCCGGACGTGGGCATCCTGGCGGCGGAGGGCAAGATCCGGAAGCTCGTTTTCGGATTCGTATCGCTGGATCACATCCCGCTCGATCCGCATTTCCGCGCCGCGCGCCAGGCCGGCGCCTTCGAGATTCTGGAACTGGACGAAGGCATGGTGCATTGGGGCCTGAGGGCCGCGGCCATGCATCTGCCGTTTCTGCCATCCCGCAGCGGCCTCGCGACCGACATTGCCAACCAGCCGGAATTGAAGACGATCCGCAGCCCCTATGCCGACGGCGAGCTTCTGCTGGCCATGCCGGCGCTGAGGCTCGATGCGGCGCTCATCCATGTGCATCGCGCGGACCGGCACGGAAATGCGCTGATCCTGGGTCCCGACCCGTTCTTCGACGAATTGATGGCGAGGGCGGCGGAGCGCACCTACATCTCCACCGAGCGCCTGGTGAGCACCGAAGATCTCGCCATCGCCGAAAACGCCCGTTTCAACCCGTTCGAACGCAGCGTCGTGCAGGGCGTGATCCTGGCACCTTTCGGCGCGCATCCCACGGTCGCCACACCGGACTACGGCATCGACATGGCGCATCTGAAGGAATACGCCGCAAGCGCGGCGCCCGGCGCCTGGCAGGAATATCGCGCGCGATTCATCGCCGTCGAGCCCGAACGATATCTCGCCAGCGTCGGCGGCGCCGAGAATCTCGGCGCCTTGCCGGCGCCCATCTATTGA
- a CDS encoding enoyl-CoA hydratase, with product MSDLIEPKKTDVVYETDAPVIYVAEGPIAWITMNRERYHNVQNSQMTYALDAAFRRAVDDDAIKVIVLGGAGKHFSAGHDIGTPGRDLHHSFERRHLLYDHVNKPGAELLYTREQEVYLGMCRRWRDLPKPTIAMVQGACIAGALMLAWVCDFIVASDDAFFQDPVVRMGIPGVEYFAHAFELPPRIAKEFLLLGERMSAERAAQFGMVNRVVPRAALKDEVGAMAAKLAAQPRLGVWLSKQAINHVEELRGKRTAMDAVFHMHHFAHAQNDLVSGDSLAGLDGKSMAQANKTQG from the coding sequence ATGAGCGATCTCATCGAACCGAAAAAGACCGATGTCGTCTACGAAACGGACGCGCCGGTCATCTATGTCGCGGAAGGCCCGATCGCGTGGATCACGATGAACCGCGAGCGGTATCACAACGTCCAGAACTCGCAGATGACCTACGCCCTCGACGCCGCCTTCCGGCGGGCTGTGGACGATGACGCGATCAAGGTGATCGTGCTGGGCGGCGCCGGAAAGCATTTCTCCGCCGGGCATGACATCGGCACGCCGGGCCGCGATCTGCATCACAGCTTCGAGCGCCGCCACCTGCTCTACGATCACGTCAACAAGCCCGGCGCCGAACTTCTCTACACGCGCGAGCAGGAAGTCTATCTCGGCATGTGCCGGCGCTGGCGCGACCTGCCCAAGCCGACCATCGCCATGGTGCAAGGCGCCTGTATCGCGGGCGCGCTCATGCTGGCCTGGGTGTGCGACTTCATCGTCGCGTCCGACGATGCCTTCTTCCAGGATCCGGTGGTGCGGATGGGAATCCCCGGCGTGGAATATTTCGCGCATGCCTTCGAGCTGCCGCCGCGCATTGCCAAGGAGTTCCTGCTCCTGGGCGAGCGGATGTCCGCCGAACGCGCCGCGCAATTCGGCATGGTCAACCGGGTGGTTCCACGCGCCGCGCTCAAGGACGAAGTCGGCGCCATGGCGGCGAAACTCGCCGCGCAGCCGCGCCTGGGCGTGTGGCTGAGCAAGCAGGCGATCAATCACGTGGAGGAATTGCGCGGCAAGCGCACGGCGATGGACGCCGTCTTTCACATGCACCATTTCGCGCACGCCCAGAACGACCTGGTGAGCGGCGACAGCCTGGCGGGACTGGACGGCAAGTCCATGGCGCAGGCGAACAAGACGCAGGGATAA
- a CDS encoding nitronate monooxygenase, whose translation MTTPLTRLLGCRYPVIQTAMGWVATPRLVAAACEAGAFGFLAGAVMTARELEAAIAEVREKTQAPFGVNFHMFQPEAAAIVDIVIAHRVRAVSFGRGPDATAIARFRKAGILCVPTVGALKHARKMEELGVDMLVVQGGEGGGHTGGVATTVLLPQVLDAVAVPVVAAGGFADGRGLAAALAYGAVGIAMGTRFLLTQESPVPAATKQRYLAADAGDIVVSTKLDGLPQRMIRNRVLARIDRSGRWSMWLRGLRAAVAMKRQTGASWPKLFSAARKMRRSGGLGLAQAMMAGTAPTLIRKAIVEGEPENGILPSGQIAGLIDEIPTCHDLVDRIAEEARQCIAALAPYAAAAAQA comes from the coding sequence TTGACGACACCGCTGACGCGCCTCCTGGGCTGCCGCTATCCCGTCATCCAGACGGCGATGGGCTGGGTCGCGACACCCCGGCTCGTGGCCGCAGCCTGTGAAGCCGGCGCGTTCGGCTTTCTTGCCGGCGCGGTGATGACCGCGCGCGAACTGGAAGCCGCCATCGCGGAGGTCCGCGAAAAGACGCAAGCGCCTTTCGGCGTGAACTTTCACATGTTCCAGCCCGAGGCGGCCGCGATCGTGGATATCGTCATCGCCCATCGCGTCCGTGCGGTGAGCTTCGGTCGCGGGCCGGATGCCACGGCGATCGCCCGGTTCCGCAAGGCCGGCATCCTCTGCGTTCCCACCGTCGGCGCGCTGAAACATGCGCGCAAAATGGAGGAGCTCGGCGTGGACATGCTTGTCGTGCAAGGCGGCGAAGGTGGCGGCCATACCGGCGGCGTGGCGACAACCGTGCTGCTGCCCCAGGTGCTCGATGCGGTTGCCGTCCCCGTGGTCGCGGCGGGCGGCTTCGCGGATGGCCGCGGCCTTGCGGCCGCGCTCGCCTATGGCGCGGTGGGAATCGCCATGGGCACGCGCTTCCTTCTGACGCAGGAAAGTCCCGTGCCTGCGGCCACCAAACAGCGCTACCTAGCAGCCGACGCTGGCGACATCGTGGTTTCGACCAAGCTGGACGGCCTGCCCCAGCGGATGATCCGCAACCGCGTTCTGGCTCGCATCGACCGATCCGGGCGCTGGTCCATGTGGCTGCGCGGCTTGCGGGCGGCCGTTGCGATGAAGCGGCAAACAGGCGCGAGCTGGCCTAAGTTGTTCAGCGCCGCCCGCAAAATGAGAAGAAGCGGCGGCCTCGGCTTGGCCCAAGCGATGATGGCGGGCACCGCGCCGACGCTGATACGCAAAGCCATCGTCGAAGGCGAACCCGAGAACGGCATCCTGCCCAGCGGGCAGATCGCCGGCCTGATCGACGAGATCCCTACCTGCCACGACCTGGTGGATCGCATCGCAGAAGAAGCCCGGCAATGCATCGCGGCACTGGCGCCGTACGCAGCCGCAGCAGCACAAGCGTGA